One genomic window of Anaerofustis stercorihominis DSM 17244 includes the following:
- a CDS encoding MBL fold metallo-hydrolase, with protein MDIRSFQLGPVGTNCYIITKNDKSIIIDPGHNDERLMDYIRKENLNIEKILLTHGHFDHIAGTDMVRDATGAKVYIHELDNEMLSNPNKNGSALMMGMGIKIREADEFVYDGEKIDFEGSEIEVIFTPGHSKGGVCYKIDDAGVIFCGDTLFLRSIGRTDLYGGSIEVLESSIRNKIYTLDKNYTLLSGHGDPTDIEGEKKYNGFFRA; from the coding sequence ATGGATATAAGATCATTTCAGTTAGGTCCCGTAGGAACAAACTGTTATATTATAACAAAAAACGATAAATCGATAATAATCGACCCCGGTCACAACGACGAAAGGTTAATGGATTATATCAGAAAAGAAAATTTGAATATAGAAAAAATCCTACTAACTCACGGACACTTCGACCATATTGCGGGAACGGACATGGTAAGAGACGCCACGGGAGCAAAAGTATATATTCATGAGCTCGACAATGAAATGTTATCAAACCCGAACAAAAACGGTTCCGCACTTATGATGGGAATGGGCATAAAAATCAGAGAAGCGGATGAATTCGTATACGACGGAGAAAAGATAGACTTCGAAGGAAGCGAAATAGAAGTAATATTTACCCCGGGGCACTCTAAAGGCGGAGTTTGCTACAAAATAGACGATGCGGGAGTGATATTCTGCGGAGATACGCTGTTCTTACGCTCCATAGGAAGGACAGACCTTTACGGAGGCAGTATAGAAGTCCTCGAAAGTTCCATAAGAAATAAAATTTATACTCTTGATAAAAATTATACTCTTCTATCAGGTCACGGAGACCCTACGGATATAGAAGGGGAAAAGAAATACAACGGATTTTTCAGAGCATAA
- the dtd gene encoding D-aminoacyl-tRNA deacylase — protein sequence MKAVVQRVKSSKVTINDRVVGNINKGFNVLFGAEEKDTKKDADYLARKISNLRVFEDENGKMNLSIKDIGGQMLIISQFTLAADTKKGNRPSFVNAMEPVEANELYEYFMKKIEEEGISVKRGIFGEDMLVDIVNDGPVTILFDTKTKE from the coding sequence ATGAAAGCTGTTGTTCAGAGAGTAAAGAGTTCAAAGGTCACCATAAACGATAGAGTAGTCGGGAATATCAATAAAGGATTCAACGTCCTCTTCGGAGCGGAAGAAAAGGACACAAAAAAAGACGCCGACTATCTCGCAAGAAAAATATCAAACCTCAGAGTTTTTGAAGATGAAAACGGCAAAATGAATTTATCCATAAAAGACATAGGCGGTCAAATGCTTATAATATCTCAGTTCACCCTTGCGGCTGATACAAAAAAAGGTAACAGACCGAGTTTTGTAAATGCAATGGAGCCCGTAGAAGCAAACGAGCTTTACGAATACTTCATGAAAAAAATAGAAGAAGAAGGAATTTCGGTTAAGCGAGGCATATTCGGAGAAGATATGTTAGTGGATATTGTAAATGACGGTCCCGTTACTATATTGTTTGACACAAAAACTAAGGAGTGA
- a CDS encoding Maf family protein translates to MRKIILASASPRRKELLKLLDIDFDIIVSTCEEVFDEELSVYENLKNIAYSKAYDVFKDNGDNLVIGADTIVYLEGRVLLKPKDKDDARGMIKSLSGKTHSVISGISVITKEKSLKTAVETKVTFKELNDEEIEGYINTNEPYDKAGGYAVQGIAGKFISKIEGDYFNVVGLSISTLYDMLKEFR, encoded by the coding sequence ATGAGGAAAATTATATTGGCGTCGGCTTCTCCAAGGAGAAAAGAGCTGTTAAAATTACTTGATATAGATTTTGACATCATCGTCTCAACGTGTGAAGAAGTGTTTGATGAGGAGTTATCCGTTTATGAAAATTTAAAAAACATTGCTTATTCAAAGGCTTACGATGTTTTTAAGGATAATGGGGATAACCTCGTCATAGGTGCCGATACCATTGTTTACTTAGAGGGCAGAGTCCTTTTGAAGCCAAAGGATAAGGACGATGCAAGGGGGATGATAAAATCTCTGTCTGGTAAAACTCACAGTGTTATAAGCGGTATATCTGTCATAACTAAAGAAAAAAGTTTAAAAACGGCAGTGGAGACCAAAGTAACGTTCAAAGAACTTAACGACGAAGAAATAGAAGGATACATAAATACAAATGAGCCTTATGACAAAGCCGGCGGATATGCCGTTCAGGGTATTGCGGGGAAATTCATAAGTAAAATCGAAGGCGATTATTTTAACGTAGTGGGGCTTAGTATAAGCACATTATATGATATGTTAAAAGAGTTTAGGTAG
- the radC gene encoding RadC family protein: MKSDKEILSGIEERLYDEGVGELTDSELVALIIRKGDSTKSVLELSNNIIRRYGASLRDLIGITREELKNDNPGMTDLKCDMILASLEIGRRAYLKKEKQKIITCVMDIVDLLSYDMSFLDEEHFKVILLNTKNMVIETELISIGTINTSLVHVREVFRNAIKKNANSIILAHNHPSGDSTPSIEDEHLTKRLKDAGELIGIKVIDHVIIGKDNYFSFMEENML; this comes from the coding sequence ATGAAATCGGACAAAGAAATACTATCGGGTATTGAAGAAAGATTATATGACGAAGGCGTCGGGGAGCTTACCGACAGTGAGCTGGTTGCATTAATAATAAGAAAAGGGGACAGTACGAAAAGCGTACTGGAGCTTAGTAATAATATCATAAGAAGATACGGAGCTTCCCTCAGGGATTTGATAGGTATCACGAGGGAAGAGCTTAAAAACGATAATCCGGGGATGACGGATTTAAAATGTGATATGATTTTGGCTTCTTTGGAAATAGGCAGAAGAGCTTATTTGAAAAAAGAGAAGCAAAAGATCATAACATGTGTCATGGATATAGTGGACCTGCTTTCCTATGATATGAGCTTTTTGGATGAAGAACATTTTAAGGTCATACTTTTAAACACCAAAAATATGGTTATAGAAACGGAACTTATTTCAATAGGGACGATAAACACTTCACTTGTTCATGTAAGGGAAGTATTCAGAAACGCAATAAAGAAAAATGCAAACAGTATAATCTTAGCTCATAATCATCCAAGCGGAGATTCCACTCCTTCAATAGAAGACGAACATCTTACCAAAAGGCTTAAAGACGCGGGAGAGCTTATCGGTATAAAGGTAATTGACCATGTTATCATAGGTAAGGATAATTACTTTTCATTTATGGAAGAAAATATGTTATAA
- the ispD gene encoding 2-C-methyl-D-erythritol 4-phosphate cytidylyltransferase has translation MNDDFVSVIIPAAGRGTRMGKSINKQYISLDKKAILTHTIIAFDKCPYIDEILIVVADNEEKLFKDKVLKEYRIKKPYKLVVGGSTRQESVYNAVKKVDERCTIISVHDGARPLISNKEIINTVLGAKKYGGCVLGVPVKETVKKADSDGFVSATVERSTLYNIRTPQVFKADILKEAYKNAEEKGIIGTDDSYLVEENDIKVKIIKGSYNNIKITTPEDLIYAQEILSSRN, from the coding sequence ATGAATGATGATTTTGTAAGTGTAATAATCCCTGCCGCAGGCAGAGGAACAAGGATGGGTAAGAGTATCAATAAGCAGTACATATCTTTAGACAAAAAAGCAATACTCACTCATACTATCATAGCTTTCGATAAATGTCCTTATATAGATGAGATACTTATTGTCGTTGCCGATAATGAAGAAAAATTATTCAAGGATAAGGTGCTCAAAGAATATAGGATAAAAAAGCCTTATAAGCTGGTAGTCGGCGGAAGTACGAGACAGGAATCGGTTTATAATGCGGTAAAGAAAGTTGATGAAAGATGTACTATAATATCCGTACATGACGGTGCAAGACCCCTGATTTCCAATAAGGAGATAATAAATACGGTTCTCGGTGCAAAGAAGTACGGAGGATGCGTGCTTGGGGTACCTGTAAAGGAAACGGTCAAGAAAGCGGACAGTGACGGATTTGTATCCGCTACGGTAGAAAGAAGTACGCTTTATAATATAAGGACACCTCAGGTTTTTAAGGCTGATATTTTAAAAGAGGCCTATAAAAACGCAGAGGAGAAAGGTATCATCGGGACAGACGATTCATACCTTGTGGAAGAAAACGATATAAAAGTAAAGATAATAAAAGGTTCTTATAACAATATAAAAATAACAACACCTGAAGATTTAATCTACGCTCAAGAGATTTTATCAAGCAGAAACTAG
- a CDS encoding thiamine pyrophosphate-dependent dehydrogenase E1 component subunit alpha has translation MNINNQKIVELFYKMLKVRVFEEKLASLYEEGKIHTNLYLSIGQEAVSAGAMAAINGKDKVFTSHRNFAASICLEMDIEKMFREIMGLDGGYTDGVAGPGYFADMKADIYGASAVPAGNVSVATGVAMGEKIHHTNNIVVSFIGDGAVNEGVFSESVNMASMFKLPIIYLVENNGYAKGQSFSKTSTVKDIASRASSYSIPGIIVDGNNVLDMYEAMLTASSYVRGGKGPIILEAKTYRFSGHHLADKALYRSSKELRAWFDKCPIKLLSNYMLQNMVGIDDDLQMMKDTISAEMDRIINKILNEKEIPKEELEEKEEEKISKKTQIEEELKALLEQKEFLKQADTSVMIEEPKLKSTFTEKDAVGDSEEEIRANDKVFDEIKRLKNIFPERDDTPKEELSVEDILRNGHTHTLISNTDGFADVDFRDTIRKRPEKEEKKEVVTEEEKRYISNAENVLENIFKEIDEEEKKYTTTVVNSDIYDDISMKANIADGYEKEDEDKITFVNASVGESSDYNDLRKQNIETFDDFDFENRYDDTYKDDLFSNYNEDDDIIKEYMKSLNMNSEQPFTVSTRGSSPVIDVSDGNDVSDLHNMLEMEDEAELDLDIFGEGR, from the coding sequence ATGAACATAAACAACCAAAAAATCGTTGAGTTATTTTACAAGATGCTGAAAGTGAGGGTTTTTGAAGAAAAACTGGCGTCTTTATACGAAGAAGGAAAGATACATACAAACTTATATTTATCCATAGGACAGGAAGCGGTAAGTGCCGGAGCAATGGCTGCCATAAACGGCAAGGATAAAGTTTTTACATCACATAGGAACTTTGCTGCTTCAATATGTCTTGAAATGGATATAGAAAAGATGTTTCGTGAGATAATGGGGCTTGACGGCGGTTATACCGACGGGGTAGCGGGACCGGGATATTTTGCGGATATGAAGGCTGATATTTACGGTGCTTCGGCGGTTCCCGCGGGAAATGTTTCCGTAGCAACGGGTGTTGCCATGGGGGAAAAGATACATCATACGAACAATATAGTGGTTTCCTTTATCGGTGACGGCGCTGTAAACGAAGGTGTATTTTCCGAAAGCGTCAATATGGCTTCAATGTTTAAGCTTCCTATCATTTACTTGGTTGAAAACAACGGATATGCCAAAGGACAGAGTTTTTCCAAAACCTCTACTGTCAAAGATATAGCTTCCCGTGCAAGCAGTTATTCGATACCGGGTATCATAGTTGACGGGAACAATGTTCTCGATATGTACGAAGCAATGCTTACTGCTTCAAGCTATGTAAGAGGAGGAAAAGGTCCGATAATACTTGAGGCAAAGACATATCGCTTCAGCGGACATCATCTTGCGGATAAGGCCCTTTACAGAAGTTCAAAAGAACTTAGGGCATGGTTCGATAAGTGCCCGATAAAGCTTCTCAGTAATTATATGCTTCAAAATATGGTTGGTATAGATGATGACCTTCAAATGATGAAAGATACCATTTCGGCTGAAATGGACAGGATAATAAATAAAATACTAAACGAAAAAGAAATCCCTAAAGAAGAGCTTGAAGAAAAAGAAGAAGAAAAGATTTCAAAGAAGACCCAGATAGAAGAAGAATTAAAAGCTTTGCTCGAACAAAAGGAATTTTTAAAACAGGCAGATACTTCGGTCATGATAGAAGAACCTAAACTTAAATCTACTTTTACGGAAAAAGATGCGGTTGGGGACAGTGAAGAAGAGATCAGAGCCAACGATAAAGTATTCGATGAAATAAAGAGACTTAAAAATATATTCCCCGAAAGAGACGATACACCTAAAGAAGAACTTAGTGTAGAGGATATTTTAAGGAACGGTCATACTCATACTTTGATATCTAACACGGACGGCTTTGCGGATGTTGATTTTAGGGATACTATAAGAAAGAGACCCGAAAAGGAAGAAAAAAAAGAAGTAGTTACCGAAGAAGAAAAGAGATATATTTCAAATGCGGAAAATGTTCTTGAAAATATATTCAAAGAAATAGATGAAGAAGAAAAGAAATATACCACTACGGTGGTAAACAGTGATATTTATGATGATATAAGTATGAAGGCAAACATCGCAGACGGTTATGAAAAAGAAGATGAAGATAAGATCACTTTTGTAAATGCATCTGTTGGAGAAAGTTCAGACTACAATGATTTGAGAAAGCAGAATATTGAAACATTTGACGATTTTGATTTTGAAAATAGATATGATGATACATATAAAGATGATTTATTCAGTAATTATAATGAAGACGACGATATCATAAAGGAATATATGAAGAGTCTGAATATGAACAGCGAACAGCCTTTTACCGTTTCCACAAGGGGCAGTTCACCTGTTATAGATGTAAGTGACGGCAATGACGTATCTGATTTACATAATATGCTTGAAATGGAAGATGAAGCGGAACTTGACCTTGATATCTTCGGGGAGGGCAGATAA
- a CDS encoding alpha-ketoacid dehydrogenase subunit beta translates to MIELTFKQAIKNTLLYELRKNRNSVFVSQDIGVFGGEYKVSKGFDVQIPEERIIEVPVSENAYIGSSVGLSLNGFNVITEIPGTKFLIRSLDPIINYASKLKAFGTKVPGSLLIRCPIGYTPYSSVQDNESVEAVMAHFPGIKVVYPSTPKDAIGLMRSAFSEHDPVIFFENKNLYNVKGEISEKSEEKIPLGKANIIREGSDITVITYGSMVKEAMKASDVAYMSDVKVEVIDLRTIKPIDSETIIKSVKKTGRAIVVYEGYKTCSVGSEIASIIVESEAFDYLEAPVARMCSDDNFTPFNPIKAKEVLPSSGKLLEKIMQLVEY, encoded by the coding sequence ATGATAGAATTAACTTTTAAACAGGCAATCAAAAATACTCTTTTATATGAACTGAGGAAGAATAGGAACAGTGTGTTCGTTTCTCAGGATATAGGAGTATTCGGCGGAGAATACAAAGTAAGCAAAGGATTTGACGTACAGATACCGGAAGAGAGGATAATCGAAGTTCCCGTAAGCGAGAATGCTTATATAGGCTCAAGCGTAGGGCTTAGTTTGAATGGATTCAACGTAATAACGGAGATACCGGGGACGAAGTTTTTGATAAGGTCTCTGGATCCGATAATAAACTATGCTTCGAAGCTTAAAGCTTTTGGGACTAAAGTTCCGGGGAGTCTTCTTATAAGATGTCCGATAGGGTATACTCCTTACTCCAGTGTGCAGGATAACGAATCTGTGGAGGCTGTAATGGCGCATTTTCCGGGTATAAAAGTGGTTTATCCATCGACACCGAAGGACGCTATAGGTCTTATGCGAAGCGCATTTTCAGAACATGATCCGGTGATATTCTTCGAAAATAAGAATTTATATAATGTAAAAGGCGAAATAAGTGAAAAGTCGGAGGAAAAGATACCTCTAGGGAAAGCCAATATCATAAGAGAAGGAAGCGACATCACCGTCATAACCTACGGAAGCATGGTAAAAGAAGCAATGAAGGCCAGCGACGTAGCCTATATGAGTGATGTAAAAGTAGAGGTAATAGATTTAAGGACAATAAAACCCATCGACAGTGAGACTATAATAAAATCCGTTAAGAAGACGGGAAGAGCCATTGTAGTTTACGAAGGTTATAAGACATGCTCCGTTGGAAGCGAGATAGCAAGTATAATAGTTGAAAGCGAAGCTTTTGATTATCTTGAAGCTCCGGTAGCGAGGATGTGCAGTGATGATAATTTCACACCTTTCAATCCTATAAAGGCTAAAGAAGTACTGCCGAGTTCCGGCAAACTTTTGGAAAAAATAATGCAGTTGGTTGAATATTAA
- a CDS encoding E3 binding domain-containing protein, protein MTNLGNSKQKASPATRKLAKALGIDLSQIEGSGENGRIEAADLERYLNDRKRLEENNINNISIKSSKDDEELKILEQRINMINDEVEDKIADNTKIYSSSETDEEMEELNNADSDIIQFMIKHQNDIYDEDNSSKDIIVNYDQTSSIITSEVKEDAEDKEENKEITDTKDTIEKMNKAENAKEAYTPVIEEVVSKEYDDEGNEIPVVPVENSVTHQVIVPVEHSEIAEEYPDTEREVNESYGKRVVITLNDDTSRSVVINKDGKSSEEKTVSEQNQLVIETHTHNVVTMGIKASLNLVKEMLVSYSDLSERKIFNTVVKSIVFALEKNKIASFKGDVAIYKYDGEEGFTGRKLSGINELTVSQMDKRMKYIIEGEDIDFRITDISPLNIDYYYPKACEDKVDITVLIQDEYVKVYLSACEDLMDFNECAKVLSNIKSVISNPSLMLV, encoded by the coding sequence ATGACAAACTTAGGGAATTCCAAACAAAAAGCAAGCCCCGCCACAAGAAAGCTGGCTAAGGCATTAGGCATAGATTTATCGCAAATAGAAGGAAGCGGCGAAAACGGACGTATCGAAGCCGCTGATTTAGAGCGTTATTTAAATGACAGAAAGAGACTTGAAGAAAATAACATAAATAATATATCTATAAAATCAAGCAAGGACGACGAAGAATTGAAGATATTGGAACAAAGGATCAATATGATAAATGATGAAGTCGAAGATAAGATAGCCGATAATACGAAGATATATTCAAGCAGTGAGACCGATGAAGAAATGGAGGAGTTGAATAATGCCGACTCCGATATCATTCAGTTTATGATAAAACATCAAAATGATATTTATGATGAAGATAATTCTTCAAAGGATATCATCGTGAATTATGACCAGACATCAAGTATCATTACAAGCGAAGTAAAAGAAGACGCTGAAGATAAAGAAGAAAACAAAGAAATAACCGATACAAAGGATACGATAGAAAAGATGAACAAGGCAGAGAATGCAAAAGAAGCATATACTCCGGTCATCGAAGAAGTCGTATCCAAGGAATACGATGATGAAGGAAACGAGATACCGGTCGTTCCTGTTGAAAACAGTGTTACTCATCAGGTCATAGTTCCTGTAGAACATTCCGAGATAGCGGAAGAATATCCGGACACGGAAAGGGAAGTAAATGAGAGCTACGGGAAAAGAGTGGTTATCACTTTAAATGATGATACCAGCAGAAGCGTAGTTATCAATAAAGACGGAAAAAGCAGTGAAGAAAAAACTGTAAGCGAACAAAATCAGTTGGTCATAGAGACTCATACTCATAACGTGGTTACTATGGGTATAAAAGCGAGCCTTAACCTCGTAAAGGAAATGCTTGTTTCCTACAGCGATCTAAGCGAGAGAAAGATTTTTAATACCGTGGTAAAATCCATAGTTTTCGCTTTGGAAAAAAATAAAATAGCTTCCTTTAAGGGAGATGTTGCGATATATAAGTATGACGGTGAAGAAGGCTTTACAGGCAGAAAGCTGAGCGGTATCAACGAACTTACCGTAAGTCAGATGGATAAGAGAATGAAATACATAATCGAAGGGGAGGATATCGATTTTAGGATAACCGATATAAGCCCGCTTAATATCGATTATTATTATCCGAAAGCATGTGAAGACAAAGTCGATATAACGGTTCTCATTCAGGACGAATATGTAAAAGTATACTTGAGTGCATGCGAAGATTTGATGGATTTCAACGAATGTGCGAAAGTCCTTTCAAATATCAAATCAGTGATAAGCAATCCAAGCCTTATGCTTGTATAA